Genomic DNA from Leptospira inadai serovar Lyme str. 10:
ATCCTAGGGTTTTGCCCCGTCTTAGGAAAGTCCGCGAAGGATTTCTTTTCTGAGGTGGTAGTGCCGGTGGAATATCAAGATTTAGACTCCTATTTTCAAAGTCTGACTGACATAACGGACACGATTGCCATCCTGAATTCCCCCTACGATTCCGACTTCGATGCAGACATCGATCGCATGGAAGATTTTTTCAAAGATATCCAATCCAAGAATTGGTTATCTCAGGATAGGGAACACTTTAATCTATTTGCGAGCCATTTCTCCTTTCACACTAAAATCGTGGAAGAGATCATTCGCGAAGCCAGAGAAATTCTGGATCCCGAGAGAAGAGTGTATGTTAAGCGTCTGGTTTCCTACCAGAAGAACGCTCAGGATTGGTTGGCCGATGTTCAAAAACGTAGAAAGTCTTCTGAGACTCTAGCTACGGCTTAATCGAGTTCCCGTTTAGGATTGACACCTCGGCTTGATCGGGGAGTCTTGAGTCCGTGTCCGAACGGAAAATTGAATCCGAGGAAGTCCAGAATTTCCTCACGAAACCGTATCTATTCTATCCCGTACTCCTCTTTTTATTCCTATTCTTAATGGATAAACTTTTCTTTTTGGAAAAGGTTCGGGATTACCTAAAAACCGAATTCACATATATTTACTACGACGTTAAACAGGATTTATTAAAAGAACTGATCCGCGAATACGGGAATCAGGCCCGCGAAAAGCATAAGAAGAAATTAGTCGTTTTGATGGGTTCTTCCCGGATGCTTTATTTTAAGAACCAGGAAATTTTGGATTTTTATCCGGACTGGGACGTATATAATTTTTCTTCGGCGGTAACGACTCCCGCCTATTATCTGTATTTTTTGGAGAGGATGACGGAGGCCGGCGTTAAACCCGACTTTCTAGTCATGGAGGCGGACCCTTTCCAATTCAATGCAAACAGTACTACATTCAAAAAATCGAATCTTGCCAATAGTTTCGACCTGAGATTTATTCTATCTCACTCTTGGGACCTGGGCCGAGAAAACGTAAATTATTATCTCGGAAATACGTTCTTCGGCGTGAGTAAAAACAAGCCCTATCTTTCCAACGTAGTGAACCGGCTTACGAACCAAAAGTTCGAAATGGCCGAGCTCATCAAGAAAATGACGATTGATTCCTTGTACAAGGATAAAGGTAACGCTTTTTCCCCCGCGGGAGCTTTTGTGGAGCGGGACTTCGGAAAGTTGGAGGACAGCTCCATCCGTACGATCGGCTGGATTTACCCGAAGTATGCTCCTTCCGAAATGCAATTTAAGTTTTATGAGAATATTCTTTCTTTGGTAAAGGAAAATCGAATTCCTACGCTCGTCGTTCGTCCGGCAGTATCGCTTCCTTTGGAAAAACTTTTAGACGAACTAAAAATTCCGGCTCCTTGGTGGGAAAGAATTCTACCGATCAACCAATCCTACGGAATTCCTTTTATCGATATGGCGGAGGCCAAAGATTACGATTGCAACGCATTTGCGGACAGCGGTCACATGGCCATCGATTGTTATCGCCCTTTTTTGCGATTTATTCGATTGAATTGGCAGGAGACTGAAGACAGAGGACAGGTGACAGAACATTGATGAACGAAATTTCCATGTTCTGGAGAAAGATTCCTGTGTTACAAGGGGGTCTTTCCTCTACTTCGGTAACCTTTCCAACCTCGAGCAGCTTCTGTCTAGCGTGAGCGAAGCGAGCGCATCTGTCCTCAGTCCTCTGTCTTCTGAACAGGACAGAACATTGATAAGCGGAGTTTCCATGTTCTACAGAAAGATCCTTGTGTTACAGTAGATTTTTCCACTACTCCAGCTGCCTTCGCAACCTCGAGCAGCTTCTGTCTAGCGTGAGCAAAGCGAACGCGTCTGTCTTTCAGAGGACGGATGACAGAGGACAGAGGACTGAACATTGATGAGCAGAATTTCCACGTTATAGAGAAAGATTCTTATGTTATAGTAGATCAGTCCTCGACCCCAGCTGCCTTCCCAACTTCGAGCAGCTTCTGTCTAGCGTGAGCAAAGCGAACGCGTCTGTCCTCTGTCTTCAGTCCTCTGTATAGGAAAGGAGGTTGACGGGTTTCCGGTGGCACCTTAGGTTAGGGAGTTAGATTTTTCATAAGGCAATTCCATGAAACGTATTGTAATTCTCTTTTTCGCCGCGGCGATTCTCGCTCGGTGCTCTTCACTTAACATTGCGGAAAATAAAGGCAAAGACCAGGAGTTCCAGATTTTGGATCCGAATCTGCGGGTAGAAAAGTTTAAAGAAACATTCAACTTAAAAGCCGAAGGCCCCGTTACTCTGGATTGTTCCGGAAAGCCCTGCACGCCCGATCTAGTCTCGGCCTTGACCCCGGATCAGATTAAGAAACTGAAACGAAACGGGACTTGGAAGGAGTACGCCGAGAAGGAAGACGCAAATAAAAAGAAATTCAGCGTGCTCGCTCGTGTAGGCGACTACAAGGACGATAAGCGGGAGGGAATCTGGAAAACTCTCTACGAGACCGGAGAAACATTGCGGGAAACTCCGTACGCGGTCGGCTTAAAAGACGGGGAAGAAAAGAAGCTGACGAAAGACGGCACTCAAACCGAAAGCACGGCATTCAAAGCCGACAAGAAGAACGGACCATACTGGTCTAAATCGGATAAAGGATTTCTTTTGGAAGAGGGCGCTTACGCCGACGATAAAAAAGTAGGAACCTGGAAGGAGTATTACGCGGAAGACGGGGCTAAAAAATCCGTGACCGATTACAAAAACGGACAAAAGAGCGGTCACGAAATCAATTATCAAAAGGACGGTAACACTCTCTCTTCCGAAGGCAATTATACCGAGGATTTAAAGATCGGTACTTGGAAGAATTACTACGACAACGGACAGGTTCAGGCGGAAGGTGCCTATGCTCCCAAGGGCACCGGTACGGATAGAAAGTCGCTTAGGACCGGCCCCTGGAAAGAATATTACAAAAATGGAAAGGTTTTTGCGGAAGGCCAAAGAGATCATACTCGCAAAGGCGATTGGAAATTCTATTGGAGCAACGGAAATATCGCGTACAAGGGAGCGATGTCGAACGAATTCATGATGTCTTCCGCAGAAGCGTACGATAAGGAAGGGCAAATCATCGGAAAAGGAAAAATGAGTTTTTCCATCCTTCTCATCGACGATAAGAACGACGAATTGAACGCAAAGTTCCGCCCCGACCTCCCGTTTACATATTATAAAAACGGCAAGAAGAGTTTCGATATAATCGATGAAAATAGGGCGGTCGAATACGACGAGTCGGGAGCTAAATTGGGAGAAGGACCCATCATGGTCGGGACGAATGCCAAGAACGGATGTTGGTCCACACCCCAGGGAAAGAAATACTTCATCAACGGTAAGGAAAACGCCAAAATGGGAGAAATGCAGAATTGTAAATAATCCTGCTTTCCCGGAGAAAGATGAACGAAACAAAACCTAAGTTTGAAATTTCGGGTCCCAAGGCGATTGCCTTGGGATTTCTATTTGCCGCACCGATTTTCTTTTTGCTGGGCTACTGGAGTAAAGGATGCGGTTCCATCGGCCGTCAGGCGAAAGTCACATACAGCGGGTCTTTTACGGAAGGGACGCTGGTGTCCCTGGATGAAAAGAAACTGGTTCTGAAAGACCCGGACTTTACTATCCCTTTAGAAACGATCGAAAAGATCGAATTTTTGGAAGACGCCCGATCCTTGCAAGCCGGCCAGGTTCCGTTAAGCGACGCGGAAAAAAACTTTATCGGTACGTATAAGCTTCAAGTAGGAATGCATAAAGGTGTGCTGGTTCTATTCCCGAGAAAGACGGGAGGGATCGGAGGTACTATGCGTTTTTCCAATTGGGGGAAAGGTGTAAACGAGTCCTTGGGTCAAATTAAAGTGATCGGAAAATCCATTCGATATACTAGATCCTGCACGGGGGCTCGCTGCTCGGAGATCGGCAGTAACGTTCCGTTTAGCCAAACCTATACGGGCGAGCTCGAAGGCAAAAAAATCCAGGGAGCCTACCAAGGCACCAATAGTTCTGGTCGCTGGACTGCGGAACGTTAAATTCGGATAGAACCGACGAGATCATATGGAGCCGAAATCCCTGCAAATGGAAAATAATTCCTTAACCGAAGCGGACTTAGTTTTTGCGAAAGACACACTGGATAAAATTCGAGACGAACTGTCTCGGGAGATCACGGGACAAGACGCGGTCGTCCGCAGTTTACTACTTTCTCTAACCTGTCAAGGCCATGTGCTCTTGGAGGGGATGCCCGGTCTAGCGAAGACGCTCTTGGCCAAATCCTTGTCCGCCGCCTTGGACCTGGATTTTAAGAGAGTGCAATTCACTCCGGACTTGCTTCCCGCCGATCTAGTGGGGACAGTCGTATTCAATCCGAAGGACGGGGATTTTAGAACCCGAAAGGGTCCGATCTTTACCGGGATTCTCTTAGCGGACGAGATTAACCGAGCACCCGCAAAGGTGCAATCCGCCTTATTGGAATGTATGGAAGAACGAACCGTAACGATCGGTGAAAATACGTTTCCATTAGAGCGCCCTTTTCTAGTTCTTGCTACGGAAAATCCGATCGATCAGGACGGAACCTATCCGCTGCCGGAAGCTCAGACGGATCGATTCTTTATGAAGGTTCTGGTGGATTATCCGGCAATGAACGAAGAGTTGGCCATCTTGGATCAACATGGTCGCTTATCACCAGGTGAAAGGCGAATTCGGAAAGTGGCCGGATCTAGGGAAATTCTCAAACTTTCCTCTTTGGTGGACAAGGTTCACATAGAGCCCAAATTAAAAAGTTATATCGTAAGATTAGTTCGTAATACCCGCCCGGAGGAAAAAACGATTCCGGATCTGCTTCCATACGTAAAACACGGAGCGTCTCCGAGGGCAAGTCTCAGTTTATTAAAGGCCGCAAAGGCCCGCGCGCTTTGGGAAGGCCGGGATTACGTAATTCCGGAGGATGTGAAGGCCTCTTTACCCGAGATTCTTCGTCACAGAATTCTTCTCACATTCGAAGCCATTTCCGAAGAGGTCGGAATCGAATCGGTGATCCAAACGGTTTCGGAGGCCACGCAGGTCTTATAAGATGCTTCGAAAGGAGTATCAAAGTCTGATTCGACTCCTGGAATTTAAGGAGAAAGGATTTTCTCAAAGAGAAAGACAAGGATCCGCGGCCAGTCAAAGGAAGGGTCGGGGACTCGATTTTAAGGACGTTCGCCCTTACTCCGTCGGGGACGATACCCGCCTCATCGACTGGAATGTGACCTCCCGCTTAGGAGAACTTCACGTCCGGGAATTTTACGAAGAGAAGGAAAGACTGGGCGTGTTTTTTCTCGATATATCCGAATCGATGAACTGGAGTTCGGGGGATCGGACAAAGGCGGAAAACGCATTTCAAGTTCTGGCTTTATTAGTATTATTGTATGTTCGCAAAGGGAACTTGGCGAAAATTTTTTTGTACTCGGACCGATTGGAGCACGAGACGGGGTATGTTCGCACGGTGGAAGAAGCACTTCCGGTTTTGGAGCGGATTCGAAAGAGAGTCTCTCGCAGTCCTAAAACGGATCCGAATCTTCCGTTTGTTCTGCTCAAGGACAGAATCAGACGTCATACGGATTCGTTCATTCTATCAGATTTTAATAATATTCCTCCTCTGCGAAAGCTCGCCGGATTGAGGAAATTTCATACTTTGCACGCCATTCGTTTCATCGATCCTTTGGAGTCCTCTCCGCCGCGAGGTTTGTTCTCTTTTTTCTTAAGAAGAGATCCCGAGACAGGCGGTCCATCTTGGAATGAGAGCGGAGAGATGCATCTTCGTTCCAATCTGGAGCAACTATTTCGGGAAAGAATTTTAGATCTCGAAGGTTCCGATGAGGATCCGTCCCGGATTCTTTCTTATTGGTGGAGAGAAAAATGAGAGTCGTTCTGGGTTGGCTCCTGCTATTCCTGGCGATCGATTCCGTCTTTGGTGTTTCGGAGGAATGGAACCCGCAGAAAGTAGTCATCGGGCAAACTTCCGTTTATGTTCTAACCTTCACGGAGGGAGAGGTTACGTCTCCCGAGGTTCCTGCGCTCGGTATGCACGCCGATCCCGAAGCTCCCGATCTGCCTTTATTCGAAGTTTTCTCCTCCGAAATCGGGCAGAGTCGGATTCGTCTCGAGGTGGCGTATTATGCCAGCGGTAATTTTACTCTGCCGATCATCTGGAAGGATTCGACCGGCAAGGAGAACTCGTCTAAAGTCGGGTTGCAGGTTGAAACTTCCCTACAGGAAAAAGATAAATCGCCGGAGGACGTCCTACCTCCGGATTCGTTTTCGGGACCATACGGCTGGAGATTGATCGGCCTTTTGGCCGGAATCGCCGCCTTACTTTTAGGAGCTCTTTATTCCTATTATCTCCATAAGACGCGGACGAAGGATCCGATGGACGCTATTCTACAGACCGATCCCTGGATTCAAAAAATTCTTCGGTTTGAAAATCGGTTAAGCGAATTGATCGAATCTCCTCCCATTCCTGCGCGAGAGTTTTACAGGCTACTTTCCGGATACATTCGGGAAGTGGTTTCTAAAAAGCTCGGTTTGCCTACAGGGCATCTTACGGAAACGGAATTATTCGCGAAGATATTCGATTCTTTTTCGCTCGACGAGGAAGTAATTCGGGTTTGGGAAAGTCGCTTGCGAAAAACGCAATATTCCTCGGAAGAATCCTCTCTCAGCAAGGAAGAAGCGATCGCGGCTCTGGATTTTTGGAAGGGAGCCTTCGAAAAATGAACGAATGGGAGGCACCATATTATCTTTTTCTACTTTTCCCGATCTGGCTTTGGACGGCGTTTTCTTACTGGAAAAAGAAACCCGCACTTACCATGGAATTGCGAATTCCAGGAACGGATTCGATCCGACGAAATTTTTTACGTGAAATCGTTTCGAAATGCTTCCCGTTACTTCGACCCGTTGCCTTAAGTTTGTTGACGATCTCCTTGGCGGGACCCGGCCAATATTATCGGTTTCTCCCGAACGAAACGAAAGGCGTGGATATCATGCTGGCTTTGGATGTATCCGGTTCCATGTCTAGAAGCAGGGATTTTCTTCCGGATACTCGTTTAGGAGTTTCGAAGAAATTGCTGCGCGAATTTATCCGAAAACGGGAGACCGATCGAATCGGCTTGGTTGTGTTTGCGGGAGGAGCCTATTTGCAATCCCCTTTGACAAGTGATCGTGCCACTTTGGAGGAAATTTTAGGGGTGGTGGAGGAGGAAACGGTTCCCGAACAAGGGACTGCGATCGGAGATGCGGTCATACTTTCCTCATATCGATTAAGGCGTTCTCCCGCTCGATCCAGAATTATCGTTTTGATTACGGACGGGGTTTCCAATACGGGAAGGATCGATCCGGTCACGGCAACCGAAATTGCGGACGAAATCGGAATAAAAATTTATAGCATCGGAATCGGCAAGGAAGACCAATCCTACGAAATTAATTTCGATATTCTGTCGGAACTATCAGCCAAAACCGGCGGTATGTTTTATCGAGCGGAGGACACGAGTCAGCTTCGTGAGGTCCTTGCCGCCATCGATGCTTTGGAAAAAGATCCCCTGGCACTTCCTCCCGAAGAAGTAAGGGAGACGGACGCATTGTATTACTTACTTGTTTCGCTATTGCTTTTGGCTGCGGACTTGTTCATAAGAACTTGGTTTCTGAGGTATTACGTATGACCGATGAGATTCTACGCGGGCTCTTAATCGGTACCGGGATTATCTACCTCATCTATGTTCTTTCAAGAGCGGTATTCTATTTCTTTTGGCGGAGCTGGGTGTCTAAATATCCGGGACTGCGTAGAGAAGCGAGTCTTCCTTCCGTATTTCTCATCGTATCGAGACTGATTTGTCTCGGCTTGGCATTGATTCTTTGTGCTATGAGCTTTCAGCAGAACGCGGGACCCAAGTCTAAGGAAGAGGAAACGTTGTACGGCGTGGATTTTCTTTTTCTGGTGGATGTAAGTCTTTCGATGCAGGCGATAGATACGTCGCCCACGAGACTCGTTAGGGCAAAGGAAACGATTTTGCGAATTCTTCCCGGGTTGACCGGGAATCGGTTCGGCATGATCGTATTTGCTGCGACCCCGTTCGTATATTGCCCGATGACTTCGGACGTAAGCGCTTTTGCCGATTACGTTCGCGGATTGGATGTGGATATGGTAGGAGATCGAGGAACGGATTTAGACGCGGCTTTTCGGAAGGCCGAAGAAGTCTTACGGTCCAATCGAGTCTTTCGCAGTCGAGTCGTAGTCTTGATTACGGACGGGGAAGATGCCCAAAATCCGGGAGTGTTTCGATTTCCGGCCGATCTAATCGTTTGGTCTGTGGGAACTTTGGAGGGAGGTCCGATCGCGTATAAGGAAGAGGGGGCTATTTTAAACGGGTATCTGACCCGAGACGGCTCCTTGGCTCCCTACGAAAATTCTCCCGGAGTAGTTCGTACAAGGGCGAATGAATCGTTTCTAAAATCTCTGGCGGAAGCGAACGGCGGAGAATTTCTTTCCTTGAATAGGACCAGCCCTAGTTCTACCGATCTGATGGCAAGAGTCCGCTTTATGGATAAGAACGCCAGTAAGAGAGTGAAAGACTTAAGAAGAGCGGAAGGATACAGAAATTTCCTTTTGCCGGCCTTCTTGTTATTATTATTCGATTTCATCGTTTTGGAAGCGTGGGGGAAATATTCCAAATTACTACATTGGAAGTTCCTGTCAGTCGTTCTTATACTTTACGGTTTCATGATGAGCTCTGGGAATTTGTCTGCGGTGGAATTGGACCCGGGAGGGAATAGGGTTAAGGAGGGAAACGAAGCCTACGAAGAGGGAAATTTTCCGGAAGCCGTCGAACGATACAAGGAAGCCGAATCTTACTTTCCGGGCGATCCTAGATTGGAGTTCAATCGAGGAACTTCGAAATACAAGACCGGGGATTTGGATACCGCTTTACGACATTTCGAAAAAGCGTTAGAATCGAAAGACACTCAACTTAGATCCAAGGCCTATTTTAATTTAGGAAACACCTATCTTCGGTTAGGTGATCGAAAAAAGGCCGCGGAAAGTTTTTTGAGATCCTTGAAGGAAAATCCTAAACAGGAGGCCGCTAGAAAAAATTTGGAGTGGCTTCGGAAACTTCCGCCTCCGCAAAAGAAAGAATCTTCGAATTCCGGAAATCAAAATAACCAAGGAAAACCGAAAGGCGAAAGCAGACAACAAGAGCCGGAAGAGAACGGAGCGGATGGTCGATCGGCGAGGAAGAAGGACGGGCAACGGGATCAAAAATCCAAATCGGAATCGGATCTGGAGAGAATGATGGACTCCTTGGATTTGGACGCGGTGAAACGAAAAAGCATCGGTTCCAGGAACCGGGAGGTTTTTTGGTGAACGTATATCGTGCCTTTTTCTTGTTCATTTTCCTTTGTTCTCCCGTGCTTGCCGGAGAGCCTAGATTTTATCTTAGCCAATCGCGGGCCGAGTTAGGCGATCCGGTGTTTGCCGTATTTGAATTGGAGGGAGCTGCGCAGGTTCGGATCCTAGAAAAAGAAGTTCAAGGAAAGGGAATCAAAGCCGTTTATTGGGGGATGGAAGATAATACGACCATCTTGAACTATAAAGCGTACCGAAGGAAATTACTTAAATACAGACTAGTCGTTTCCTCTCCGGGAAGGTACGAAGTACCGGAAATAGGGTTGGAAGTGGACGGAAAAAAAGTTCATTCCGGCGTTCTTGCGGTGGAATTCGGACCGAAGCGTTCGTCTCCTCGCGGACCGGGTTCCATTTGGAGTCGGTTTTTCTCGAATGAAAGCGATCAAGGACCTGCGGATGAAAATCTAAAAGTCGTCTTTCAATTGGATAAGAAAGAGGTCTGGGCAGGACAACCGGTATTAGGATTTTTTACATTATATTATAAAGATATAGTACGTCCTTATTTCGATAGGGACCCTTCCAGTTCGATCGAATTTCCTTATTTCAGGAGCGAAATCCTATCCGGAATGAATCTGAACATTCCCGAAACCGTCGTTTACGAAGGAGTATTATACGAAACTTTCCCTTACAATAAGGAATTCTTCATATTAACTCCCTTAAAGTCGGGGGACTATTCCTTGGGCTCGACCGCGTTTCATTTGGAAGGCCAGCTTCAATCCTATTTTCATATGAGAACGTTGCGTAGCATTCCCGGTAAGATTCGCGTTAGGCCCTTGCCGACTCCGTCGCCTGCAAACTTCGAAGGCGCCGTCGGGAAATTTCAAGTCGAAACGGAGGATGCACCGGAAGAAGCTCCGGAAGGGGAGCCTTTTCTTTTCAAAATAGTGATCAAGGGAAAAGGGAATCTCGCACCCGTCCAGGATCCGATTCGAGAAGGGTGCGGCCAGGCCGATTGTTTTCCGGAAATTACCTTGGTTCAATCCTCTCCGCAGAGAGAATTTAGGGAACTGGATCCGGGAGAGTACGGATTCAGCTTACATTATTCTTACCTATATTCGGCCTTACCTAGTAAGCAGGGACTTTGGAATCCGGGAAAACTTCCGTTCGTTTTTTTCGACCCATATTCGGGCCGCTATTCCGAAGTTTCCATTCGACTGCCTACGGTAAAAATAGGCCCGCCTTCCTGGAAGGCTGTGGAGCCTATTCCTGAGACTTCCGAAATTATAAAAGGTAAGACGGTAATTCTGGTCGCTCTTTTCTTAGGGATTGCCGGAGCCGCAACGGTTTGGTTCGTCCGATTCCGTACTGTGCGGAGGCACGAAGAATTATTGAAACGACTTGACGACTGGATCGGTTCTAAAAGAGGTTTGGTATTGAAGCATTCGATTCTTGCCAAGGGCATTTCGGAAGACGAGGCTTCTTTATTGATAGGTTGGAAATCGGAATCGAGTTCTTTGGCGTCCCTATATCCGAAGCTTGACTCCGCTTCAAGAATCTATCTGCTTAGATCGGCAGAGCTGATCCTTGGCGATATACAACAAAAGGAACCCTTATGAGCGAAGAAATTAAAGGTAGAATCTCCGTAGAGACGGAAAACATTTTCCCGATCATTAAGAAATGGTTGTATTCGGAAAAAGATATCTTTTTGCGGGAATTGGTTTCCAACGCATGTGACGCGATCGCTAAACTCAAGAAAGTGTCTTTAAGCGAGGAGTTCGAAGGCGGCACGGATTACAAAATCGACATAGACTTCGATCAACAGGAAAGAACACTTACGATCGAAGACAACGGAATCGGAATGACCGACGAAGAGGTCGGCAAATACATCAATCAAATCGCTTTTTCCGGAGCGGAAGAGTTCGTTAAAAAATACCAAAGCGAAGGCGACAAGCCGGAAATCATAGGGCATTTCGGTCTAGGCTTCTATTCCAGTTTCATGGTATCCGCGAAAGTAAGAATAGAAACCAAATCGTATCGGAAGAGTAGCGTCGGAGTCACTTGGGAAAGCGAATCCGGCACGGACTTTACTTTAAAAACGAACGAGAAAACCGGTCGAGGCACCAAGATCACTTTATTCTTGGACGGTGATTCCGGGGAATTCCTAGATGCGTGGAAGTTAAAGGAACTGGTCCGAAAATATTGCGACTTCCTTCCGGTTCCGATTTTTGTGAAAGGAGAGCAGGCCAATAAAAAGACTCCTCTCTGGAGCGAACAACCCTCCGCCGTAAAGAAGGAACAGTACGAGGAATTTTACCGGTATCTATTTCCATTTGCGGGCGACCCTCTATTCCACGTTCATTTAAACGTGGATTATCCTTTTCGCCTCCAGGGAATTCTGTATTTTCCTAAGCTCAGGCACGAGCTGGATGCGAATCGAATGGGGATAAAACTCTATTGTAATCACGTATTCGTTAGCGACGAGGCAAAAGAATTGGTTCCCCAATTCTTGACCGTTTTGCAAGGGACCTTAGACATACCGGATCTTCCTTTAAACGTATCCCGTTCTTATCTACAGAACGATCCCTTGGTTAAAAAAATATCCGCTCACATCGTCAAGAAAGTGGCCGATAAACTCCAGGAGGAATTTAAAAGGGATTCGGAGAATTTTCAAAAGAATTGGGATGAGATTTCCCTTTTCGTGAAATACGGTTTAATGACCGACGAAAAATTCTACGAAGCCGCCAAGGACCTGGTGTTCTTCCGTTCTTCCAACGGAGAACTCACAAAATTAGAGGACTACGTTTCTAGAAACAAGGAGAAAAATTCCGGAACGGTATATTATGCCAATGAAACCGAATTGTCATCGGTTTATATGGACCTTCTAAAATCCCAGGGGCTCGAAGCGATTTTAGTGGATTCGAGAATCGACAATCACTTCCTACAGTTTTTAGAGAGTAAAAACCAGGACTGGAAATTTCAGAGAGTCGATTCGGAATTAGCGGAACAAACTTTGGATAAGGAAGCCAGCCCTAGTTTGGCCGATTCGGAAAATAAAACGGAAGAGGAACGATTAAAGGAAATCTTCGATAAGGCTATCAGTCGGGAAGGCGTACAGGTCCGAACCGAAGCCTTAAAATCCGAGGATGTTCCGGCGGTGATCCTATTACCTGAACATTTGCGTAGATTGGCGGAAATGGGCCAGATCTACGGTCAAAAATCCGGCGATCTGCTAAAGAGCCATACTCTACTCATCAATCGCAAGTCTCGGTTGATACGAAATATTCTGAGTACGAGTAAGGGTGTTCGCCCGGAGCGCGCGGAACATCTAGCCAGATCGGTCTATGATATGGCTCTTTTAGGGGCCAAGTTGTTAGGCGAAGAGGAAGTTTCCGAGATGCTTCGTAGGGAGCGCACTCTTTTGGAAGATCTTTCCGCAGGATAAAAACCGGGAAAAAATGGGGGAAAAACTTCCCCCTGTCCGATATCTTTATTGATACCGGTATGCCGACACCGCTTTTATCAATCATTACTCTACTTGTGGTCCTGGGATTATTCCCTATCTTTGCGCAAACTCAAAACCGCAAGGAAGCGAATTCCGGAGGAGAGGAAGGGGCGGAGATTCATCAGGACGGGAAATCCTTAGACCGGGAATATTACGAATATTATTTTAAGACTCTTCCCAATACCGACATTGTCGAAAAAGCGAAGTTGGAATACAATTTAATCCGGCATTTAAAGTTGGAATTACGTAAGCGTGACGCCGAGAAAATGACTCCCGAGGAACTGAAGAAAGTGACCTCCGCTTCCGTACGGTATGAAAGGGTTTTCGAAGATTCCATCTGGATGCGCGGCATTCGCAATCAAATGAAATACATAAAATTCAAAGATTATATGTACGTAATCATT
This window encodes:
- a CDS encoding BatD family protein, giving the protein MNVYRAFFLFIFLCSPVLAGEPRFYLSQSRAELGDPVFAVFELEGAAQVRILEKEVQGKGIKAVYWGMEDNTTILNYKAYRRKLLKYRLVVSSPGRYEVPEIGLEVDGKKVHSGVLAVEFGPKRSSPRGPGSIWSRFFSNESDQGPADENLKVVFQLDKKEVWAGQPVLGFFTLYYKDIVRPYFDRDPSSSIEFPYFRSEILSGMNLNIPETVVYEGVLYETFPYNKEFFILTPLKSGDYSLGSTAFHLEGQLQSYFHMRTLRSIPGKIRVRPLPTPSPANFEGAVGKFQVETEDAPEEAPEGEPFLFKIVIKGKGNLAPVQDPIREGCGQADCFPEITLVQSSPQREFRELDPGEYGFSLHYSYLYSALPSKQGLWNPGKLPFVFFDPYSGRYSEVSIRLPTVKIGPPSWKAVEPIPETSEIIKGKTVILVALFLGIAGAATVWFVRFRTVRRHEELLKRLDDWIGSKRGLVLKHSILAKGISEDEASLLIGWKSESSSLASLYPKLDSASRIYLLRSAELILGDIQQKEPL
- the htpG gene encoding molecular chaperone HtpG; the encoded protein is MSEEIKGRISVETENIFPIIKKWLYSEKDIFLRELVSNACDAIAKLKKVSLSEEFEGGTDYKIDIDFDQQERTLTIEDNGIGMTDEEVGKYINQIAFSGAEEFVKKYQSEGDKPEIIGHFGLGFYSSFMVSAKVRIETKSYRKSSVGVTWESESGTDFTLKTNEKTGRGTKITLFLDGDSGEFLDAWKLKELVRKYCDFLPVPIFVKGEQANKKTPLWSEQPSAVKKEQYEEFYRYLFPFAGDPLFHVHLNVDYPFRLQGILYFPKLRHELDANRMGIKLYCNHVFVSDEAKELVPQFLTVLQGTLDIPDLPLNVSRSYLQNDPLVKKISAHIVKKVADKLQEEFKRDSENFQKNWDEISLFVKYGLMTDEKFYEAAKDLVFFRSSNGELTKLEDYVSRNKEKNSGTVYYANETELSSVYMDLLKSQGLEAILVDSRIDNHFLQFLESKNQDWKFQRVDSELAEQTLDKEASPSLADSENKTEEERLKEIFDKAISREGVQVRTEALKSEDVPAVILLPEHLRRLAEMGQIYGQKSGDLLKSHTLLINRKSRLIRNILSTSKGVRPERAEHLARSVYDMALLGAKLLGEEEVSEMLRRERTLLEDLSAG
- the batB gene encoding VWA domain-containing protein BatB is translated as MTDEILRGLLIGTGIIYLIYVLSRAVFYFFWRSWVSKYPGLRREASLPSVFLIVSRLICLGLALILCAMSFQQNAGPKSKEEETLYGVDFLFLVDVSLSMQAIDTSPTRLVRAKETILRILPGLTGNRFGMIVFAATPFVYCPMTSDVSAFADYVRGLDVDMVGDRGTDLDAAFRKAEEVLRSNRVFRSRVVVLITDGEDAQNPGVFRFPADLIVWSVGTLEGGPIAYKEEGAILNGYLTRDGSLAPYENSPGVVRTRANESFLKSLAEANGGEFLSLNRTSPSSTDLMARVRFMDKNASKRVKDLRRAEGYRNFLLPAFLLLLFDFIVLEAWGKYSKLLHWKFLSVVLILYGFMMSSGNLSAVELDPGGNRVKEGNEAYEEGNFPEAVERYKEAESYFPGDPRLEFNRGTSKYKTGDLDTALRHFEKALESKDTQLRSKAYFNLGNTYLRLGDRKKAAESFLRSLKENPKQEAARKNLEWLRKLPPPQKKESSNSGNQNNQGKPKGESRQQEPEENGADGRSARKKDGQRDQKSKSESDLERMMDSLDLDAVKRKSIGSRNREVFW